CAGGCTGAAAAGATTGCGAATCTGGATATTGATGATCTGATGGAGCTAACCCGTAAACGTATCTCTTCCCGACTCGAACCCTTTGAGGCTGGTCAATGAGAATCAGTTCAACCTATATTAACCGAGAGCCAGTTTCCCTCAAGCAAAAGTTCAACACCAACATGAAAGAGGTAATGTATGCAGAAAATATTTCCATGGTTAATAACTGTAAGTATCTGTTTGATGGTAGTGCTTAATATGTGCAGTACTCAGGTTATACCCGAGCATCAAATGACTACACCAGAGCAGATCCAGACCTTGATCAAAACAGGTGAATTTACTGCAGCAACTGAGTCCATCGAGCATTATCTGCAACAGCCAGCCCTGTCTGAGACAGACCGCAGAGCACTCCTGTTCGACATTGAGCGCATGCAGCGGATCCGCAAAGATTTTGGTGCTACCGAGCAGTCTGTCGTAGAGTTTATTCGCGAGTATTATCCTGATGTCACCCAGGCCGATCTGCTCCGTTGGGAATCCGCAAGATCAATTGAGGTCAGGTTGATCGATGGACAAAAGCATTATTTCGACCGAGCCGCCCGCAATCTTTTTCGAATCGATCCCGAGATGAAACAAATCTGGAGCGCTGCTCATCCTGATAAACAGATCACATCCGGTTCAGGTACAAAATTGGATCTGGATGTTCATAATGCGGCGGTAATCCAGGCGGCAACCCTTTCTCAAACGCAATATGTTGAACCCAAGCGTATCCGGATCAAACAAAGCGTGGAAGTAAATGCCAACGCAGTCCCCCCCGGTGAGATCATTAAATGCTGGATACCTTATCCGCGTCACATTGCCGGACGCCAGGAACGGATCAAGTTCATAGGAAGCATGCCCAACCAACATACCCTGGCTCCTGAAAATGCGCTTCAGCGAACCATCTTCATGGAAAAGACCGCCATAGCTGATGCAACCACTCTTTTCACTGTTGAATATGAGCTCACTACCCATGGAGTCCATCAAACTATCGATCCAGACTCTGTCACAGCCTTAAAACCAGGTAATGTGCTGCAGACCTACTTACAAGAGAAAGCACCTCATATTGTATTTACTCCTGAATTGCGAAAACTTTCCCGAAGCATCGTTGGTGACGAGCAAAACCCTTATCGTGTGGCTCAGTTACTCTTTGCCTGGATCGATGAACATACACCATGGGCTTCTGCCAGAGAATATTCCACCATTAAATGTATTCCTGAATACGCCTTTGAGAATGGTCACGGAGACTGCGGAATCCAGACCCTGCTCTTCATGACACTCTGTCGTATGAATGGCATTCCCACTCGCTGGCAATCAGGCTGGGAATTGCAACCACCTGACGACAGCATGCACGACTGGGGCATGATTTACTTCGAGCCCTATGGGTGGGTACCCATGGATATAACCTATGGATTACGAAAAAGTGACGACTCTATTTTAAAATGGTTTTATCTAAGTGGTATGGATAGCTACCGAATAATCTTTAATGATGGTTATGGCGAATCCTTTTTCCCAAATAAAACTCATTTTAGGTCAGAAACAGTCGATAGTCAAAGGGGTGAAGTAGAGTGGGCCGGCGATAACCTTTATTTTGACCAATGGAGCTGGAATTTCGACTGGGAGATCCTTGAATAATCCGGGCAGTGAAAAAAAAGGCATTGATAACCAGGTTAAAAAGACAATATTCCCACTTCATTTCAACTGAAGTGGAAGTAAACTCAATATGCGTCGTGAAAATGGCATCATAGAGACCCATCAAAACCCTTCCTTTAATCCTACAGGAAAAAATTCATGAGTAAGACAAAAGTCCTGGTTGTTGAAGACGAACGCCTCATAGCCGAAAACAGCGCTATTATCCTGAATAGACTGGGCTATGAAGTTGGAAGAATCTGTTCCAATACAAAAGCTGCTCAAATTGAGATCCAGAACAATCGTCCAGATATTGTACTGGTGGATATCCTGTTGCACGGAGAGGACGATGGGATCGCCTTTGCAGATAGTCTGCGACACGAACACGATATCCCCTTTGTGTTCGTAACCGCCACTTCAGATAAAACCATTCTTGAACGGGCAAAAGTAACATCGCCCTATGGCTACATCATCAAACCATTCAATGAGAAGGATCTTCATTCCAACATTGAAATGGCTCTTTATAAATTCAATACTGAAACCAAAATAGAGCATCTCAACCAAATGCTCTATACCTTAAATGATATCGGTCATATGGGTGACAAGGCAGTTAATGAAACTGACTATCTCAATAAGCTCTGCCAAATATTGACCCGCTTTCCAGCCTTCCAATTCTCCTGGGCAGGTCTCATTGACAGTGACATCAATCTTAACTACGAGACTTCAGCCAGTCAACTGGATCTTCCTGAAGGAATTCACCCACTTCTATCAGATGGTACTTTGTCCCGGTGTGTTCGTCTCGCTTTGGAAAATTCAAAAGTTTCAGTTGCCCACTATCCTGACGAGGCTTGTGGCACTTGTATCATGAAAAAACATTTCACAGGCAAACCAATTATCAATGTACGCATTGCTTGTGAAGATCACATATATGGAGTTCTTTCAACAGTCGTTTTACCTTCCCTGGCATCAAATGCAGAGTTTCTCCGTCTTTTTGCTGAACTGGCCCATAAGGTCGGCAGCAAATTTCATGCTTTAGCCACCAAAATACAAGTTGGGCAAGCCCGTCTGGCACTGGCGCGAAGTGAAGAGCGTTTTCAACGGTTAACCGAGATCGCACAGGATATGATCATGGTTCATGATCTTGATGGGAGGATCAGCTATTTCAATCCATCATGCATTGGGTTACTGGGTTACTCTGTCGAGGATATCGCTGGAAAAAGTATAGAAAGCTTCATTGCTCCTCGTTCGCTGCCAGAAATGGATGAGCGTGTCAAGGAACGGCTAAGAGGAAATCATGAGACACTTCGCTATGAAATATTTCTTGTATCAAAAGCTGGTGAAGAGATTCCCCTGGAGATCAGCGCTAACCCAATTGTGGAACAGGGAAAGATCACCAGTTTTCTGCTAATTGGGCGTGATATGCGTGAACGAAAACAACAGATCGCCCAACTTCAACAATTGTCTAGAGTGGTTGAACAGAGTCCAACAGCAATTCTCATTACCGATCCCGATGGACTGATCACCTATATAAACCCAAAATTTGTAACCATGACCGGGTACACTCTGGATGATGTTGTGGGTAAGTTTCCAACCTTGTTGCAGACTGATCATGATTCTGCTGATTTTATCAGGGAACTGAAGGCAACGACCAAACGGGGAGATATCTGGCGTGGGGAATATGAGACCCAACGCAGAAACCAGGAAAAGTTTTGGGTGAATGTCACGGTCTCTGGTCTTTTGAGCGAGGAAGGCCTCTCCAGTTTCATCGCAATCATCGAAGATATTAGCGAAAAGAAACAAGCTGAGCTGGAGTTAGAGCACTCCAAACAAAGCTATGTAGGCATTTTTAACTCTACCAGTGATGCTATCTTCCTGTTGGATGAAGAAGGCAAATTTATAGATGTAAACAACGGTGCGGTTGAAATGTATGGGTATGAACGCGAATACTTCAAGGGAAAGACCCCGGCAGATCTCTCTGCTGATGGTTACAACGATCTCAACGAGCTCAGAGCCGCCAACAGAAGAGCTTTTAATGGGAAGCCTCAAAGATTTGAATTCTGGGGTAAACGCAAGAATGGAAAGTTTTTTCCAAAAGATGTTCAGGTCAATAAAGTACATTATTTTGGGAAAGAGATCTTACTGGTTACAGCACGAGATATCAGTGATCGAAAAAAGGCCGAAGAAGAGCTTCATGAAGTAGCCCAAAAAGCTGAGAGATCAGAGGAAGTAAAGGGTTACTTCCTGGCCAATATGTCCCATGAGATCAGAACGCCTCTAACCTCCATCGTGGGCTATATCGATCTTATTTTCAATCGAATCAAACGTCATCTTTCAGAACAGGATATGGAATATTTTGACATTATCCACCGTAATAGTGATCGGCTGACCAGAACGGTCCACTCCATAATCGATCTCAGTCAAATAGAGGCAGGGGTCACCACCCTGGAAATGGATGCAATTGACCTGACAGCAGTTGTAAATAATATTTACATCGATCAAAAAGTAGCTGCTCATAATAAACAGATCAAATTCATTTACCATAAACCAGCTGAATCTTTTTGGATCTCAGGGGATAAAAATATACTTACTGGAGCTATTTCAAATCTGGTGGACAATGCCATCAATTACACGAATGAAGGGCAAGTGGATCTCTTCCTGACAGCAGAAAATAAAAACAATTATTTATTGGAAATACGAGATACCGGTATTGGTATTGCCGAAGATGCTATCAAGAGTATTTTTGACAGTTTCAGCCAGGAAAGTATGGGTTATACGAAAGACTATCAGGGACTGGGGCTCGGTCTGACCATAGCAAAAAAGAATTTTGAACTGCATGATCTGAGGATCGAAGTTGAGAGTGAGAAAGGACGGGGTTCATCCTTTTTTGTTCGATTCCCGGTAAGAGATGCTGATGATTCAGTTATAGTTCCCGAACCAGCACCTGAAATTCCTGAAATTCAACATTCCAATGAAGTGACCAATACTGAGATTGAGACTAAAGTTGAACATACCAGAGAGAATATCCTGATCGTGGAAGATGATGAAAATGCTCAACGGCTTTTTGGCTTATTCTTAAAAGATCACTATGTTGTATACTTCGCTTCCACCGTCGCCCAAGGTCGTGATCGACTGAATTCGACCCCCATTGATCTGGTGGTTACTGACCTCTCATTGATCGGGGGTGAAGATGGTTTAGCCTTGGTACGATGGGTGCGAAAACAGGAGCGCTTTAATAAAATGCCGGTGATCGCTTTAACTGCTCATGCATTCGTATCTGACCGTGGTAAATGTATGGATGCCGGTTGTAATGATTTTATAACTAAACCCATCTTTCGAGCGCAGCTATTGGAGATCATCCAGCAGAACATGGTTATTTGATCTGATCTGAGTGCCGTTTAGAAATGAAATTGGTATAACAGCTATTCCTCCAGATTTCGCTCCACTCGGTCACGGCCGTTCCCTTTAGCCTGATAAAGCGCCCGATCTGCCGCCTGCAGGAGCAGATTAGGATTACTGTCCCGATCCGGAACCAAAGTTGCCACACCCAGACTTAAGGTTACCACTGAGGCCATTTTTGAAGACTTATGCTCAATATTCAAGTTACGAACATTCTGTCTGACGAGTTCAGCGATCTGACTGGCTCCTTCAATTCCTGTTTCAGGCAGTACCAGGCAAAATTCTTCGCCCCCATAACGAGCAGCTAGATCACCAGGTCGATTCACCGAGTCTTGAATGGCATTGGCGACCTGGACCAGACAATCATCACCCTGTTGATGACCATAGGTATCATTGAACAGTTTGAAGTGGTCTATATCACTAAGTACGACACTAAGCGGTCTTTTTTCGCGCAGCATGCGCTTCCATTCACGATCAAGCTCTTCATCCATTCGTCGACGATTTGCAATACCCGTAAGACCATCTATTCGCGATAGTTCTTTGAGTCGCTCATTGGCGATCTGGAGTTCCTCAGTACGTTCTTTGACCAGTTCCCCCAAGTGATCCCGATGTTGAAGCACTTCCTGTTCTGCGGCTCTACGAACCTCAATTTCTGCTTCGAATGCTGTATTGGTTTGCTCCAGTTTGATGCGCTGGGTATCAATGGTATTAAAGGCTTTTGAAAAACGGATCGATATTAAAAAAGCCTGAGTGAGAATAAAGATCAGAATGCCAAAAGAGATCAGATGTCCCGTCTGGATTACATTGCTGACATAAAGCATATCATTAAGGAATGTGAACACGATCGCCATGAATCCAATGAGGATCATCCCTGAGCCCTCTTCTCCTCTTAAGAATGCCAAGGTCAGGCCATAAATCACATAGCCGATTGTGAGCAGGCTGAATGGCTGAAAATAGACCAGGGAAAAAGAGAAGGTCAGTACTTGTGTGACCAGAACTAAAAGTACAAAAGCGGCCGATATCCCAGCGATAATTTGGGTAGCCAGCTTGCCGATCTCATCTGGGAATTGCACTCTGATGAATAGAATGAATATTGCGATCCCTGAATAATAACTGAGGTATTCGATTTTTACCAGAAACTGCCAGGGTAATAATGGCCAGAGCTGATGCAGAAAGATCTCTCCAGTTGTCAATGTTCTCAATGCGATTATCAGACAAAACAAGCCAAAGTATAAAGCGGATCTGTCGCGAGTACGCAGAGAGAAAATGCCGAGGTGATAGATTCCCATCACAAAAATAGCACCAAAGATCAACAGTTCGCGCCCCAATCGGCTTTCCCTGTGTCGCTGAACTTCGGTTACTTTGCCAAAAATCACTGATTCCCAAAGTCCACCTAATCGATGATGATAATTAGACACATCTATTCTCAGTTGGATCAGGTTTGCCTGTTCCCCCAGGTCAAAGACTCGAGGTTCATAGGTTGGGCTGGCCAGAGCAGTATCGGTGGAATAGATCCCAATACTACCTACCAACTGCTCATTCACAAAAAGATTATAGGCTGTTCCTACTGTGGGGAGTTCAAGAGCGTAATGGGCTGGAGACTCAGGCAACAGGACAGTTAAAGAATAGGATCCTGCGCCAGACCCTGAAAGTTTTTGTCCAGCATAACGATAGCCATTCCAGGAATCAGGCACTTCGATCTTGATATAATTCTCAGTTAACCCTTCTGGGAGCGGGTTATTCCAAACAAACCGCCACTCACCATCAAGCCCTATCTGTTGATCAAAGCTGAAATTCCTCAGATCTATGACACCATCGCTGGCAGAGAACTTTTCCGATCCTCCACAATTCATAATCAGTATGCTGATGGCTAGCAAAATCAATAGGTAAACAGGATTTGATTGTGGTCTCATCTTTAGCTTTCCAGTCCTTTTTCAAGACTACCCTTGTATGGCTTTTGTTCGTGCTGAAAAATAGATGGGACCGGTACTGGTATCAAGACCTTAAAAACAGGTTGTTGCAACCATTTCTTAATCTATAACAATCTATTCCCCGATCTTGAAGTGTAAATATAGATTGACAGCCAGACGCCCACAGACAAAGGCCGCTTATTCGGGAGAACCAGAGGCTGGAAAGCGGCAAGCAAAATCTCAGTATCTTCTTTGTGCTTAACTGGTCCATTTTAGCATGTAATCTAAACAGAAGTTTTCTAATCATGTCCATAAAGTAAGAAATAACAATAATATAAGGCGTAATATGACATCTCTAGTTTGTGCAATGATATGAAAAATAGTAACTTATCAATAACCCCATACTGGTTATTGAGTTTATCGAAATGCAGCATGGAGTTCTGGAATCCTCCCCAAAAAAGGGCTTTAGCCCAAGATGTATCAGCAGCATGGTTGGGCTAAAGCCTGATTTCATAGTGGTTTATTAAGTCCCCAGGCTGAAGAGGCTGTGTGAAAATATCATTGCGCCGGAATAATTGCTTGCTAATATTAGCTTTAGTTGTCTACGTATAGTGCTGTTACTATAGATACTTACCCCAGGCTTCAGCCTGGGGGTTATAAAAATATTAAAAAGAAGGGCTTTAGCCCAAGACAACCAGCTACACAGTTGGGCTAAAGCCCTGAATTTCTAGTGATCTGTTAATCCCCCAAGCTAAAGCATGGGGTAATTACAAAACGCCACAACCTTCAGCTGAATTTTGTCAATAGTTACTAGTAACTCTAATGGTAACAGTGTTTTGCGCAAACTCCATAGGTCACTTAAGGTGTATTCACCTCATACTCAGCCAATTACAACTATTTTAGAGAAACTTCTGTCTAAAGGATGTCTGTAAGATTGCTTAGGTTTGGTTTAATGGGTATGAACCATCGGAATGATTGAAAAGCGACCTGTTGCTAGTGACCAACTAATTTAAAAGAAATTCTGCCACTATGATTGATTGTGGGGCAATAGTGACCACAAAGAAATAACTATTATTTTCTCCATCCCAGCGCAATTTAAACTGAGTATTGGAGAGTTTAACACCATCTCTTTTCCCCAATACACCAGGGAAAATCTCAGGAGCATGCAAGCCAACTGCCCGAGTAAACTCCATGGAATGTCCTGATCCATGCATGCGAACCTGAATGGTTTGTGGACTGGTATTCTCATTGCAGATCGTTACCACTACTTGTTCTTGAGATCTAAAGCATAAGCTCATCAGGTTTGGCTGCAGGTTCTCAGATGCAGGCACTATCACAGCGTTTGCGGGTATCCGCTTAATCAAATTTATGAGTGTAGTAAATGCAGGTTTGGCTACACCATTCAGATCTAACAAACCCCGAGATTGCTTCTTGTGCTTCACATCAGTGGGCGCATCATATAGTTGATAGATCAGCGGCATTACACCACCATGCTCAAGCAGCCTAAGGGTATTTGAGTAAACTCTTAGCGCATAAGGCATACTGAAGCTGGCACTATAGTAGTAAGTTTCAAATCCAGGCAAATTCCCGATTTGGTCATAGCGATCCGGATCAGGATATTTCTCATGGTTAAAATTTGTTTCAGCAGTGGCGTAAGAACTGACCCAGATTGGCTTTAAAGATTCGATATTGGACAGATATTTTTTCAGATCAGCCACAGCTGAGCCAATGTTCTCAGCTGCAGTGCTATCTGCCCAGGCATGCACCGTCCAATGATCGAGAATATCAAAAGCTTCCTGATCTAAATTCATATACCAGGACTCAAGATCACCTGAGAGTTCCGGAGTAGAAAGACTGGGGCCAACGATTCCTACTTGTTGAAAATCACGTAGATCCAATTCTTTCCGTACTGCATGGATCAGGGCGTTATATGAATCTGGAGTCAACGGCAATGAATCATTGGGTGAGCTGTCAGGCCTTGACAATAGCTCGATATAATCAGCCGGAACTTCCTGATAAAATAATTCATCGACTTCCTCTGCCCACCAGCCTGCAAAACCCTTAATATCAGCCAATTGACCATGCCGATCCACAAAATTTGCCGGAATTGCATCCACACTATAGACCCATTTAATACCCAGACGTTGGGTGGCAGTTCTCAAGGCCAGAATATCATCCCAATTATCTGCTTCTCTTTTTACCCGAATCACCTTAATGCCGAGGTCATTGAGCGTTTGTAGCGGTTTCATTCGGCGACTGTAAAAGCTAATGGGAACATTAGCACCCATTCCATTGAACGGACCTACATCCTGGCTAAGATCAAAATCTATTGGTCTATATTGCTTTTTTTTACGGTCTCCAAAAAAGCTGCATGACCACATCAGGCCAATGATCAGGATCAATAATCCTGCTCTTGTTATAAGCTTTGAGAATTTAGTTCCGAGCATGGATTTAATTTCAACCCTTCTGCGGAGGAATCAACCAAAACCTGTGGAAAAGCTTTGATTCTGGCAACAAGCTGTTTTCGGATCATTAACCTTTCCCCGAATTCGTTGTCTAAGACAAGTTTGGAATAATAGTAGGATATGGTTGACCATCTCTATATTCGCGCCACTTTAAATTTTGACTTGAGGATGAAAATGAAATTCACGACCCTGAAAGATATTTTGCTGACATTCACTCTGATTCTACTATTGACCAGCACGACCCTGGCTCAGCGTCCCGGGAACAACAGACAGATGCCCTCTATTGGTGTATTAACCGGTCGTGTATTAGACGCCATTTCCTTAGAACCTGTAGAATATGCTAACATCACCATCATTAGAACCCGGGACACGAGTGCTGTATCAGGTGGTATTAGCAATGCTGATGGCTATTTCGATCTTAGGGAACTACCGCTGGGTCGTTTTATGGTGCGCTTTGAATTCATGGGATATGAAACACTCATTATTGATGAGATCAGGCTGACACCACGTGAATCGGTTGAGAAACATCTGGGAGATATTTTACTTAAATCGACCACCCTGATCGGGGGGAGAGTGGAAGTCACTGGTGACAGACCATTAATCACTCAAACCATTGATAAACGAATCTTCAATGTTGAAAAGAGTCTCTCTGCTGAAGGAAGTTCTGCCATAGAGATTCTGGAGCAAATTCCGTCAGTAGATGTAGATATGGATGGCGTGATCAGCCTCAGGGGTAGTTCGAATGTGAAGATCCTCATTGATGGCAAACCTTCTGGCTTATCCAACGAGGATAACAGTGCACTGTTAGAGCAGATCCCATCCTCCACTATTGAAACCGTAGAGATCATAACCAATCCTTCGGCTAAATATGATCCTGATGGTATGTCTGGTATCATTAATGTAGTTCTGAAGCAGAATCGGTTAAAAGGTCTTACAGGTAGCATTGGTACCGGGTATGCAGATCCAGACCGCTATAATCTCAATGGCCAAATAAACTTTCGGAATAAGAAAATAAATATCTCTTCTATGCTCGCTTACCGAACCAGTATTAGGAATGTTGGCGGTACGAATCACATGGTATATTTGGACGATACTGGTAGTGTTTTCAATATCCTGGATCAATTGAGTGATGGGTTTCGTGATTTTGATTCCTACACTGGCCGGTTGAACACAAGTTATTCATTGAATCAGAAGAACAAGATCTTTGCAGGATTAATGCTCAGCTACCGGACGCGCAATTTTGAAGAATTGATCACCTATAGGAATGGAGCACGTTCTGATAGCCTGCAACCGATCTACCAAAGACTGGCTCAGAGTGAGAATAATAGTGAAAGTACCACCTATACCTTCGGTTGGGAGAAAACTTTCAAACGCGAAGGGCAAACATTAAACGTTGATTTTCGACAAACAGACAATCAAACCGATGAAACCGGGAATCACTTACAAGACGATTATTTTCATGCGCCAGACTCCTTTGAGGTTCAGATCACTACTCGGGATGATGAGCGGTCTACCCGGACTTTTCAATTGGATTACACCCACCCACTTGGTGAAGACCAAAAACTGGAGCTGGGTCTCAAAACAATTGAAACTCATATGGATAATTATTTTTCTTCAATTTCTCAAACGGATTCAGACACAAGCTGGACCGATAATATTGATCTAAACACCCATTTTCTATTCGATGAAGGGATTTACGCCGGTTATGTCACCTACAGTCAAAAGATCGGACTGCTTGGATTTCAAGGGGGCGTCAGAGTCGA
The window above is part of the Candidatus Neomarinimicrobiota bacterium genome. Proteins encoded here:
- a CDS encoding TonB-dependent receptor, coding for MKFTTLKDILLTFTLILLLTSTTLAQRPGNNRQMPSIGVLTGRVLDAISLEPVEYANITIIRTRDTSAVSGGISNADGYFDLRELPLGRFMVRFEFMGYETLIIDEIRLTPRESVEKHLGDILLKSTTLIGGRVEVTGDRPLITQTIDKRIFNVEKSLSAEGSSAIEILEQIPSVDVDMDGVISLRGSSNVKILIDGKPSGLSNEDNSALLEQIPSSTIETVEIITNPSAKYDPDGMSGIINVVLKQNRLKGLTGSIGTGYADPDRYNLNGQINFRNKKINISSMLAYRTSIRNVGGTNHMVYLDDTGSVFNILDQLSDGFRDFDSYTGRLNTSYSLNQKNKIFAGLMLSYRTRNFEELITYRNGARSDSLQPIYQRLAQSENNSESTTYTFGWEKTFKREGQTLNVDFRQTDNQTDETGNHLQDDYFHAPDSFEVQITTRDDERSTRTFQLDYTHPLGEDQKLELGLKTIETHMDNYFSSISQTDSDTSWTDNIDLNTHFLFDEGIYAGYVTYSQKIGLLGFQGGVRVEQARTEADVFVDSIFVNEYQSIFPSAHLNYTLAPQKDIQMSYSRRVNRPRVRSVVPITNYYDPLNIRTGNPELLPEYIDSYELNYTQFRKGISFNAGVYYRQINDLMRRYKELKEINGNTVSVTTFRNFDTGHSYGAEAMINAKPWEPLKLMLSGNVTRTVIDESGLDADINTSSYGYYLRGTATYSPFPNTDIQMFTMYRSPREIAQGSMSDMLFANLSVKHKLWEKKGSISLQVSDLFNSRRFEYNLVTENFEQIRERTFSNRYIKLNFSYTFGKFVDTERQRGTGGRDDMDMDMGID
- a CDS encoding diguanylate cyclase, whose translation is MRPQSNPVYLLILLAISILIMNCGGSEKFSASDGVIDLRNFSFDQQIGLDGEWRFVWNNPLPEGLTENYIKIEVPDSWNGYRYAGQKLSGSGAGSYSLTVLLPESPAHYALELPTVGTAYNLFVNEQLVGSIGIYSTDTALASPTYEPRVFDLGEQANLIQLRIDVSNYHHRLGGLWESVIFGKVTEVQRHRESRLGRELLIFGAIFVMGIYHLGIFSLRTRDRSALYFGLFCLIIALRTLTTGEIFLHQLWPLLPWQFLVKIEYLSYYSGIAIFILFIRVQFPDEIGKLATQIIAGISAAFVLLVLVTQVLTFSFSLVYFQPFSLLTIGYVIYGLTLAFLRGEEGSGMILIGFMAIVFTFLNDMLYVSNVIQTGHLISFGILIFILTQAFLISIRFSKAFNTIDTQRIKLEQTNTAFEAEIEVRRAAEQEVLQHRDHLGELVKERTEELQIANERLKELSRIDGLTGIANRRRMDEELDREWKRMLREKRPLSVVLSDIDHFKLFNDTYGHQQGDDCLVQVANAIQDSVNRPGDLAARYGGEEFCLVLPETGIEGASQIAELVRQNVRNLNIEHKSSKMASVVTLSLGVATLVPDRDSNPNLLLQAADRALYQAKGNGRDRVERNLEE
- a CDS encoding transglutaminase-like domain-containing protein; the protein is MQKIFPWLITVSICLMVVLNMCSTQVIPEHQMTTPEQIQTLIKTGEFTAATESIEHYLQQPALSETDRRALLFDIERMQRIRKDFGATEQSVVEFIREYYPDVTQADLLRWESARSIEVRLIDGQKHYFDRAARNLFRIDPEMKQIWSAAHPDKQITSGSGTKLDLDVHNAAVIQAATLSQTQYVEPKRIRIKQSVEVNANAVPPGEIIKCWIPYPRHIAGRQERIKFIGSMPNQHTLAPENALQRTIFMEKTAIADATTLFTVEYELTTHGVHQTIDPDSVTALKPGNVLQTYLQEKAPHIVFTPELRKLSRSIVGDEQNPYRVAQLLFAWIDEHTPWASAREYSTIKCIPEYAFENGHGDCGIQTLLFMTLCRMNGIPTRWQSGWELQPPDDSMHDWGMIYFEPYGWVPMDITYGLRKSDDSILKWFYLSGMDSYRIIFNDGYGESFFPNKTHFRSETVDSQRGEVEWAGDNLYFDQWSWNFDWEILE
- a CDS encoding PAS domain S-box protein — translated: MSKTKVLVVEDERLIAENSAIILNRLGYEVGRICSNTKAAQIEIQNNRPDIVLVDILLHGEDDGIAFADSLRHEHDIPFVFVTATSDKTILERAKVTSPYGYIIKPFNEKDLHSNIEMALYKFNTETKIEHLNQMLYTLNDIGHMGDKAVNETDYLNKLCQILTRFPAFQFSWAGLIDSDINLNYETSASQLDLPEGIHPLLSDGTLSRCVRLALENSKVSVAHYPDEACGTCIMKKHFTGKPIINVRIACEDHIYGVLSTVVLPSLASNAEFLRLFAELAHKVGSKFHALATKIQVGQARLALARSEERFQRLTEIAQDMIMVHDLDGRISYFNPSCIGLLGYSVEDIAGKSIESFIAPRSLPEMDERVKERLRGNHETLRYEIFLVSKAGEEIPLEISANPIVEQGKITSFLLIGRDMRERKQQIAQLQQLSRVVEQSPTAILITDPDGLITYINPKFVTMTGYTLDDVVGKFPTLLQTDHDSADFIRELKATTKRGDIWRGEYETQRRNQEKFWVNVTVSGLLSEEGLSSFIAIIEDISEKKQAELELEHSKQSYVGIFNSTSDAIFLLDEEGKFIDVNNGAVEMYGYEREYFKGKTPADLSADGYNDLNELRAANRRAFNGKPQRFEFWGKRKNGKFFPKDVQVNKVHYFGKEILLVTARDISDRKKAEEELHEVAQKAERSEEVKGYFLANMSHEIRTPLTSIVGYIDLIFNRIKRHLSEQDMEYFDIIHRNSDRLTRTVHSIIDLSQIEAGVTTLEMDAIDLTAVVNNIYIDQKVAAHNKQIKFIYHKPAESFWISGDKNILTGAISNLVDNAINYTNEGQVDLFLTAENKNNYLLEIRDTGIGIAEDAIKSIFDSFSQESMGYTKDYQGLGLGLTIAKKNFELHDLRIEVESEKGRGSSFFVRFPVRDADDSVIVPEPAPEIPEIQHSNEVTNTEIETKVEHTRENILIVEDDENAQRLFGLFLKDHYVVYFASTVAQGRDRLNSTPIDLVVTDLSLIGGEDGLALVRWVRKQERFNKMPVIALTAHAFVSDRGKCMDAGCNDFITKPIFRAQLLEIIQQNMVI